A genomic stretch from Caulobacter sp. FWC2 includes:
- a CDS encoding glycosyltransferase family 39 protein has translation MATAHESSTISIESRAWRLTLMMVAALTLVRLIALFSTPLELYPDEAQYWLWSRELAFGYFSKPPMIAWLIWATTHVGGDAEAWVRLSAPLLHGMTALVVHRIARKLYGGWSGLVAAAIYSLMPGVVLSSGLMATDAPLLFFLSLTIWAYVALAEETAPRRYFVAAGMGVALGLAFLSKYAAVYALGSIVIHYAISKPARDRWCIAAAVLFVTAFVLTLAPNFAWNASHHFATVKHTASNANWNSHQLFNFRELIEFVGSQFGVFGPLPFAVLLGGSVWLGVKKKLQSPDLLLLCFCAPPLIIVAGEAFVSRANANWAGAAFVAGSVLSAGWLLRWNARRWLIAGLAFEALFAAFFVVCMVNPKAADAVGLSNGFKRVRGWDQTVRAIIERSREEQALRGPLSAVAMDDRFVYNAAAYYGRDYFGQPGAPPLRMWVHEAHPQNQAETEAPLDADYGRRALIVSLEGGYRPEIAQDFKATSGMQISRVRLDKKRSRRIDLFIAEGFAPLPRDPVTGLPPEPRKTAK, from the coding sequence ATGGCAACCGCACACGAATCTTCGACAATTTCGATCGAGTCCCGCGCCTGGCGCCTGACCCTGATGATGGTCGCCGCGCTCACGCTCGTGCGGCTGATCGCCCTGTTTTCAACCCCTCTTGAGCTGTACCCGGACGAAGCCCAGTACTGGCTTTGGTCGCGCGAACTGGCGTTCGGCTACTTCTCCAAGCCGCCGATGATCGCCTGGCTGATCTGGGCCACGACTCATGTCGGCGGCGACGCCGAGGCCTGGGTGCGGCTATCCGCTCCGCTCCTGCACGGCATGACCGCCCTGGTGGTTCACCGCATCGCCCGCAAGCTCTACGGCGGCTGGAGCGGCCTGGTCGCAGCGGCGATCTACAGCCTGATGCCGGGGGTGGTGCTGTCGTCGGGCCTGATGGCCACCGATGCGCCGCTGCTGTTCTTCCTGTCGCTGACGATCTGGGCCTATGTCGCCCTGGCCGAGGAAACCGCGCCGCGCCGCTACTTCGTCGCCGCCGGCATGGGCGTTGCCCTGGGCCTGGCCTTCCTTTCCAAATACGCAGCCGTCTACGCCCTGGGCAGCATCGTCATCCACTACGCCATCTCGAAGCCGGCCCGCGATCGGTGGTGCATCGCCGCCGCGGTGCTGTTCGTCACCGCCTTCGTGCTGACCCTGGCCCCCAACTTCGCCTGGAACGCCAGCCACCATTTCGCGACGGTCAAGCACACGGCCTCCAACGCCAACTGGAATTCGCACCAGCTGTTCAACTTCCGTGAGCTGATCGAGTTCGTCGGCTCGCAGTTCGGCGTGTTCGGTCCCCTGCCATTCGCCGTTCTGCTGGGCGGCTCGGTCTGGCTGGGGGTGAAGAAGAAGCTTCAGTCGCCGGACCTGCTGCTGCTGTGCTTCTGCGCCCCGCCGCTGATCATCGTCGCCGGCGAGGCCTTCGTCTCGCGCGCCAACGCCAACTGGGCCGGGGCCGCCTTCGTCGCGGGGTCGGTGCTGTCGGCCGGCTGGCTGCTGCGCTGGAACGCCCGCCGCTGGCTGATCGCGGGCCTGGCCTTCGAGGCCCTGTTCGCCGCCTTCTTCGTGGTCTGCATGGTCAATCCCAAGGCCGCCGACGCCGTGGGCCTGTCGAACGGCTTCAAGCGCGTGCGTGGCTGGGACCAGACCGTCCGGGCGATCATCGAGCGCTCGCGCGAGGAGCAGGCCCTGCGCGGTCCGCTCAGCGCCGTCGCGATGGACGACCGCTTCGTCTACAACGCCGCCGCCTATTACGGCCGCGACTATTTCGGTCAGCCGGGCGCGCCCCCCTTGCGGATGTGGGTGCACGAGGCCCATCCGCAGAACCAGGCCGAGACCGAGGCGCCGCTGGACGCCGACTACGGCCGTCGCGCCCTGATCGTCAGCCTGGAGGGCGGTTACCGGCCCGAGATCGCGCAGGACTTCAAGGCGACATCCGGCATGCAGATCAGCCGCGTGCGCCTCGACAAGAAGCGCTCGCGCCGGATCGACCTGTTCATCGCGGAGGGTTTCGCGCCCCTGCCCCGCGATCCCGTGACGGGCCTGCCGCCGGAGCCACGGAAAACGGCGAAGTAA